The Aureispira anguillae genome contains a region encoding:
- a CDS encoding HAD family hydrolase translates to MNKYNFTEGRYIVVFDLGGTLVDEAMPELKALPKALIEKTGMDEKSLTQLLYYGIDQLMKENFRLSDDQIPASTILQNTLDHFKLNISLEILEEVAWQLFGGAETTYLTPLEGARELLKDLKESGGEIIALSNTAIPKSLLNKVFETHQLGGYFDEIILSSECGWRKPSSNVFKQLEETINLTPKDFVLFVGNSYEADMLPAINRGYKTVYIGNNNLALNSIPMPTFSVDSLDKLIDLMPHRKADLW, encoded by the coding sequence ATGAATAAATACAATTTCACAGAAGGGCGCTATATCGTGGTTTTTGATTTGGGAGGAACGTTAGTTGATGAAGCAATGCCCGAATTAAAAGCACTGCCCAAAGCGCTCATTGAAAAAACGGGGATGGATGAAAAATCATTGACCCAATTGCTGTATTATGGCATTGATCAATTGATGAAAGAAAACTTTCGATTGTCAGATGACCAAATCCCTGCTAGTACGATACTGCAAAATACACTCGATCATTTTAAACTCAATATTTCGTTAGAAATATTGGAAGAAGTAGCTTGGCAGCTTTTTGGAGGAGCCGAAACTACTTATTTGACTCCTTTGGAGGGAGCAAGAGAATTGCTAAAAGATTTAAAGGAGAGTGGAGGAGAAATTATAGCCCTTTCAAATACAGCAATCCCTAAGTCTTTATTAAATAAAGTCTTTGAGACCCATCAATTAGGAGGCTATTTTGATGAGATCATTTTATCTAGTGAATGTGGCTGGCGAAAACCTTCATCTAATGTATTTAAGCAATTGGAGGAAACAATCAATTTAACACCTAAAGACTTTGTCCTATTTGTTGGAAATAGTTATGAGGCTGATATGTTACCTGCCATTAATAGAGGGTACAAAACGGTTTATATTGGGAACAATAATTTGGCATTAAACTCCATCCCAATGCCTACGTTTTCTGTAGACTCATTGGATAAGCTAATCGATTTAATGCCACATAGAAAAGCAGATTTATGGTAA